A genomic region of Micromonospora sp. NBRC 110009 contains the following coding sequences:
- a CDS encoding DUF4247 domain-containing protein has product MTYRRWFVVGVAVAVIGALVAAFAIFYGNFSPRGYVEGHYRRAASRDLGSDALAYTSGRTPSQVSKEITDTWQPADQYVDGSGVYLRYDDDSVVILPIAAGSVILLERMTTAYPRYHHVVGGGWGWGRGSTVRGGGPGAGK; this is encoded by the coding sequence GTGACGTACCGACGCTGGTTCGTGGTGGGCGTGGCGGTCGCCGTGATCGGCGCGCTGGTCGCCGCCTTCGCGATCTTCTACGGCAACTTCTCCCCGCGCGGGTACGTCGAGGGCCACTACCGCCGGGCGGCGAGTCGGGATCTCGGCTCCGACGCGCTCGCGTACACCTCGGGCAGGACGCCGAGCCAGGTGTCGAAGGAGATCACCGACACCTGGCAGCCCGCCGACCAGTATGTCGACGGCAGCGGCGTCTACCTGCGCTACGACGACGACTCGGTGGTGATCCTGCCGATCGCCGCCGGCTCGGTGATCCTGCTCGAACGGATGACCACCGCCTACCCCCGCTACCACCACGTCGTCGGCGGCGGCTGGGGCTGGGGCCGTGGCAGCACCGTCCGGGGCGGCGGCCCCGGCGCCGGCA
- a CDS encoding epoxide hydrolase family protein: MSNTAIRPFRVEIPQAQLDDLADRLRRTNWPGELPGADGAYGMTTDRVRGLVTYWLEKFDWRAVQARLNEHPQFVTEIDGEQIHFLHVRSARPDATPLVLTHGWPGSVVEYLDVIAPLTAPADPDAPAFHLVIPSLPGFGFSGPTRSAGWNRYRTARAWAELMARLGYDRYGAVGNDGGSMVSPEVGRIDPEHVLGVHVTQLFSFPSGDPAEFEGLSAADQAALTHLQWFYENKFSFNQVQSQQPQTLAFALADSPAGLLAWNAQLFDESLDPEFILANVAIYWFTGTAASAMRFYWEDAHTTEHPTGPTTTPTGLAMFPGDFQSIRRFAERDHANIVRWTAYEAEVDGRGDVGGHYAAHEATDALVGDIREFFAGLR; this comes from the coding sequence GTGTCGAACACCGCCATCCGCCCGTTCCGCGTCGAGATCCCGCAGGCCCAGCTGGACGACCTGGCCGACCGGCTGCGCCGGACCAACTGGCCGGGCGAGCTGCCGGGCGCCGACGGGGCGTACGGCATGACCACCGACCGGGTCCGCGGCCTGGTGACCTACTGGCTGGAGAAGTTCGACTGGCGGGCGGTGCAGGCCCGCCTCAACGAACACCCGCAGTTCGTCACGGAGATCGACGGCGAGCAGATCCACTTCCTGCACGTCCGGTCCGCCCGGCCGGACGCCACCCCGCTGGTGCTCACCCACGGCTGGCCCGGCTCGGTGGTCGAGTACCTCGACGTGATCGCCCCGCTGACCGCGCCCGCCGACCCGGACGCACCGGCGTTCCACCTCGTCATCCCGTCACTGCCCGGCTTCGGCTTCTCCGGCCCGACCCGCAGCGCCGGCTGGAACCGCTACCGCACCGCCCGGGCCTGGGCGGAGCTGATGGCCCGCCTCGGGTACGACCGCTACGGCGCGGTCGGCAACGACGGCGGCTCGATGGTGTCGCCCGAGGTCGGCCGGATCGACCCCGAGCACGTGCTCGGCGTCCACGTCACCCAGCTCTTCTCGTTCCCGTCCGGCGACCCGGCCGAGTTCGAGGGGCTGTCCGCGGCCGACCAGGCCGCGCTCACGCACCTCCAGTGGTTCTACGAGAACAAGTTCTCCTTCAACCAGGTGCAGAGCCAGCAGCCGCAGACGCTGGCGTTCGCGCTCGCCGACTCGCCGGCCGGCCTGCTCGCCTGGAACGCCCAGCTCTTCGACGAGAGCCTGGACCCGGAATTCATCCTGGCCAACGTGGCGATCTACTGGTTCACCGGCACCGCCGCCTCCGCCATGCGGTTCTACTGGGAGGACGCGCACACCACCGAGCACCCGACCGGGCCGACGACCACGCCGACCGGGCTGGCCATGTTCCCCGGCGACTTCCAGTCGATCCGCCGCTTCGCCGAACGGGACCACGCCAACATCGTGCGGTGGACGGCGTACGAGGCCGAGGTCGACGGGCGGGGCGACGTCGGCGGCCACTACGCCGCGCACGAGGCCACCGACGCGCTGGTCGGCGACATCCGGGAGTTCTTCGCCGGACTGCGCTGA
- a CDS encoding cation:proton antiporter regulatory subunit encodes MRVRVEQTALPGIGVRHDLVTESGRRLGVVSHRNGRRDLVLYDPDDPDSCQADIPLTDDEAEALADLLGASLMLGQLSGLREQAAGLLTEQIAIPAGSRYVNRRLGDTQARTRTSASIVAVLRQGEVIVSPDPTFRFEAGDVVVVVGTRQGLDGVTAILAETDSDD; translated from the coding sequence GTGCGAGTACGTGTCGAACAGACTGCCCTACCGGGGATCGGCGTACGTCACGATCTGGTGACGGAATCCGGCCGCCGCCTGGGTGTGGTCTCCCACCGCAATGGCCGCCGCGACCTGGTCCTCTACGACCCGGACGATCCCGACTCCTGCCAGGCGGACATACCGCTGACCGACGACGAGGCCGAGGCGCTCGCCGACCTCCTCGGCGCGTCGCTGATGCTCGGCCAGCTCTCCGGGCTGCGCGAGCAGGCCGCCGGGCTGCTCACCGAGCAGATCGCCATCCCGGCCGGCTCCAGGTACGTCAACCGGCGGCTGGGTGACACCCAGGCACGGACCCGCACCAGCGCCTCCATCGTGGCGGTGCTGCGTCAGGGCGAGGTGATCGTCTCGCCCGATCCCACCTTCCGGTTCGAGGCCGGTGACGTGGTGGTCGTGGTCGGTACCCGCCAGGGGCTCGACGGGGTGACCGCGATCCTCGCCGAGACCGACTCGGACGACTGA
- the clpB gene encoding ATP-dependent chaperone ClpB, translated as MNTERLTTKSRETITGAVALANQRGHATVEPWHLLLSLLDTEGSTAAGLLRAVGADPAELRRVAQRSVDALPAAHGSSIAEPTLAREFVNAIGAAEQIARPLGDEYTSTEHLLAGLARVGGAVSVALKNAGATEENLVAAFPTVRGGDRRVTTADPEQTYQALAKYGVDLTASARDGKIDPVIGRDSEIRRVIQVLSRRTKNNPVLIGEPGVGKTAIVEGLAQRIVAGDVPESLRDKKLVSLDLGAMVAGAQYRGQFEERLKSVLEEIKNSNGQVITFLDELHTVVGAGKGEGSMDAGNMLKPMLARGELRMVGATTLDEYREHIEKDPALERRFQPVLVGEPTIEDTIGILRGLKERYEVHHGVRITDAALVAAAALSDRYITDRFLPDKAIDLVDESASRLRMEIDSRPVEVDEIERAVRRLEIEEMALAKEPDAASAERLERLRKELADKREQLTALSERWQLEKSHITKLSTAKEELERLGGEAERAERDGELERAAELRYGRIPALKAELKQAEEELSRLQADGAMLKEEVGADDIAAVVASWTGIPAGRLLEGETAKLLRMEESLGARVVGQSEAVGAVSDAVRRARAGVADPDRPTGSFLFLGPTGVGKTELAKALAEFLFDDERAMVRIDMSEYGEKHSVARLVGAPPGYVGYEEGGQLTEAVRRRPYSVILLDEVEKAHPDVFDVLLQVLDDGRLTDGQGRTVDFRNAILILTSNLGSSVISDLTLAEEQRREGVLAVVRSHFKPEFLNRLDDIVVFAALQGEDLRAIVDIQLDRMRRRLADRRLGLEITDAARMWIAEHGYDPIYGARPLRRLVQSAIGDQLAKALLAGQIRDGDTVRVDLADTKDALSVTAA; from the coding sequence ATGAACACGGAACGCCTCACCACCAAGAGCCGCGAGACCATCACCGGTGCCGTCGCGCTGGCGAACCAGCGCGGTCACGCCACCGTGGAGCCCTGGCACCTGCTGCTGTCGCTGCTGGACACCGAGGGCTCGACCGCCGCCGGCCTGCTGCGCGCCGTCGGCGCCGACCCCGCCGAGCTGCGCCGGGTCGCCCAGCGCTCGGTCGACGCCCTGCCCGCCGCGCACGGCTCCAGCATCGCCGAGCCGACCCTGGCCCGGGAGTTCGTCAACGCCATCGGCGCCGCCGAGCAGATCGCCCGGCCGCTCGGCGACGAATACACCTCGACCGAGCATCTGCTCGCCGGCCTGGCCCGGGTGGGCGGCGCGGTCTCGGTCGCGCTGAAGAACGCCGGGGCCACCGAGGAGAACCTGGTCGCCGCCTTCCCGACCGTCCGGGGCGGGGACCGTCGGGTCACCACCGCCGACCCGGAGCAGACCTACCAGGCCCTGGCCAAGTACGGCGTGGACCTGACCGCCAGCGCCCGCGACGGCAAGATCGACCCGGTCATCGGCCGCGACTCGGAGATCCGCCGGGTGATCCAGGTGCTGTCCCGGCGTACCAAGAACAACCCGGTGCTGATCGGTGAGCCGGGCGTCGGCAAGACCGCCATCGTCGAGGGCCTCGCCCAGCGAATCGTCGCGGGCGACGTGCCCGAGTCGCTGCGGGACAAGAAGCTGGTCTCGCTCGACCTCGGCGCGATGGTGGCCGGCGCGCAGTACCGCGGCCAGTTCGAGGAGCGGCTGAAGTCCGTGCTGGAGGAGATCAAGAACTCCAACGGCCAGGTCATCACGTTCCTCGACGAGCTGCACACCGTGGTCGGCGCGGGCAAGGGCGAGGGCTCGATGGACGCCGGCAACATGCTCAAGCCGATGCTGGCCCGCGGGGAGCTGCGGATGGTCGGCGCGACCACCCTCGACGAATACCGCGAGCACATCGAGAAGGACCCGGCGCTGGAGCGCCGCTTCCAGCCGGTGCTGGTCGGCGAGCCGACCATCGAGGACACCATCGGCATCCTGCGCGGCCTCAAGGAGCGCTACGAGGTGCACCACGGCGTACGGATCACCGACGCCGCGCTGGTCGCCGCTGCCGCGCTGTCCGACCGCTACATCACCGACCGGTTCCTGCCGGACAAGGCGATCGACCTGGTCGACGAGTCCGCGTCCCGGCTCCGGATGGAGATTGACTCCCGCCCGGTCGAGGTGGACGAGATCGAGCGGGCGGTCCGCCGGCTGGAGATCGAGGAGATGGCGCTGGCCAAGGAGCCGGACGCCGCCTCCGCCGAGCGGCTGGAGCGCCTGCGCAAGGAGTTGGCCGACAAGCGCGAGCAGCTCACCGCGCTCTCCGAGCGCTGGCAGCTGGAGAAGAGCCACATCACCAAGCTCTCCACCGCCAAGGAGGAGCTGGAGCGGCTGGGCGGCGAGGCCGAGCGGGCCGAGCGCGACGGCGAGCTGGAACGCGCCGCGGAGTTGCGGTACGGCCGGATCCCCGCCCTCAAGGCCGAGCTGAAACAGGCGGAGGAGGAGCTGTCCCGGCTCCAGGCCGACGGCGCGATGCTCAAGGAGGAGGTCGGCGCGGACGACATCGCCGCCGTGGTCGCCTCCTGGACCGGCATCCCCGCCGGCCGGCTGCTCGAGGGCGAGACGGCCAAGCTGCTCCGGATGGAGGAGTCGCTGGGGGCCCGCGTGGTCGGCCAGTCCGAGGCCGTCGGCGCGGTCTCCGACGCGGTTCGCCGCGCCCGGGCCGGCGTCGCCGACCCCGATCGGCCCACCGGCAGCTTCCTCTTCCTCGGCCCGACCGGGGTCGGCAAGACCGAGCTGGCCAAGGCGCTCGCCGAGTTCCTCTTCGACGACGAGCGGGCCATGGTCCGCATCGACATGAGCGAGTACGGCGAGAAGCATTCGGTGGCCCGCCTGGTCGGTGCCCCGCCCGGCTACGTCGGCTACGAGGAGGGCGGCCAGCTCACCGAGGCGGTGCGCCGCCGGCCGTACTCGGTGATCCTGCTGGACGAGGTGGAGAAGGCCCACCCGGACGTCTTCGACGTGCTGCTCCAGGTGCTCGACGACGGTCGGCTCACCGACGGCCAGGGCCGCACCGTGGACTTCCGCAATGCGATCCTGATCCTCACCTCGAACCTGGGATCGTCGGTGATCAGCGACCTGACGCTGGCCGAGGAGCAGCGCCGGGAGGGTGTCCTCGCGGTGGTCCGGTCGCACTTCAAGCCGGAGTTCCTCAACCGCCTCGACGACATCGTGGTGTTCGCCGCCCTCCAGGGCGAGGACCTGCGCGCCATCGTGGACATCCAGCTGGACCGGATGCGGCGTCGTCTCGCCGACCGCCGGCTCGGCCTGGAGATCACCGACGCCGCCCGGATGTGGATCGCCGAGCACGGGTACGACCCGATCTACGGTGCCCGCCCGCTGCGCCGGCTGGTCCAGTCGGCGATCGGCGACCAGCTCGCCAAGGCGCTGCTGGCCGGCCAGATCCGCGACGGTGACACGGTCCGCGTCGACCTCGCCGACACCAAGGACGCCCTCTCCGTCACCGCCGCCTGA
- a CDS encoding TetR/AcrR family transcriptional regulator produces the protein MPSSPAPLAGRRAQAARNDELILEAARAVFLDDPKAPIAAVAERAGVGISALYRRYAGKEDLLRRLCHDGLRRYVAEAEAAAAEPDGWRAFTGFLERIVDADVHSLTVHLAGTFTPTEEMGRDAVRSGQLTTELVERARAGGRLRADLVVQDVGLLLEGCAAIRVPDPERTRQLRRRHLALLLAGLAQPEPPLPGPPPAPGEFDWRWQRSE, from the coding sequence ATGCCAAGTTCCCCCGCGCCGCTCGCCGGGCGCCGCGCCCAGGCCGCGCGGAACGACGAGCTGATCCTCGAAGCCGCCCGCGCCGTCTTCCTCGACGATCCGAAGGCGCCCATCGCCGCGGTCGCCGAACGCGCCGGGGTGGGCATCAGCGCCCTCTACCGCCGATACGCCGGAAAGGAGGACCTGCTGCGCCGGCTCTGCCACGACGGTCTGCGCCGGTACGTCGCCGAGGCCGAGGCGGCAGCCGCCGAGCCGGACGGCTGGCGGGCCTTCACCGGCTTCCTGGAGCGGATCGTTGACGCCGACGTGCACTCGCTGACCGTCCACCTGGCCGGCACCTTCACGCCGACCGAGGAGATGGGGCGGGACGCGGTGCGGTCCGGCCAGCTCACCACCGAACTGGTCGAACGGGCCAGGGCCGGCGGCCGGCTCCGCGCCGACCTGGTGGTGCAGGACGTCGGCCTGCTGCTGGAGGGGTGTGCCGCGATCCGCGTGCCCGATCCGGAGCGCACCCGGCAGTTGCGCCGCCGCCACCTGGCGCTCCTGCTGGCCGGCCTCGCTCAGCCGGAGCCGCCGCTGCCCGGGCCGCCGCCGGCCCCCGGCGAGTTCGACTGGCGCTGGCAGCGCTCGGAGTGA
- a CDS encoding DUF4178 domain-containing protein, which yields MNGSMAYLVATLGCLVGVAGVVIAVVAMRKARPGPRPPAPGDPFRDRDADALRGDPRKLKPGDVVEVRQVPYTVRGSVHLVEGGWSWAEHLLDDAGGVKRWLSVEEDPDLELVLWTREPSATVTPGAPTLEVAGRRYHWDESGQARYTATEGTGLDPRGTMRYHDYQAPGGARLSFEAYGEAGWEVNLGERLHRAEVMIYPQGGPEKVG from the coding sequence GTGAACGGTTCGATGGCATACCTGGTGGCGACGCTGGGGTGTCTGGTCGGGGTGGCCGGCGTCGTGATCGCCGTGGTGGCGATGCGCAAGGCCCGGCCCGGGCCGCGCCCGCCGGCCCCCGGCGACCCGTTCCGCGACCGGGACGCCGACGCGCTGCGCGGCGACCCCCGCAAGCTCAAGCCCGGCGACGTCGTGGAGGTCCGCCAGGTGCCGTACACCGTGCGCGGCTCGGTGCACCTGGTCGAGGGCGGCTGGAGCTGGGCGGAGCACCTGCTCGACGACGCCGGCGGGGTGAAGCGCTGGCTCTCCGTCGAGGAGGACCCGGACCTGGAGCTGGTGCTCTGGACCAGGGAACCCTCCGCCACCGTCACCCCGGGCGCCCCGACGCTGGAGGTCGCCGGCCGCCGCTACCACTGGGACGAGTCCGGGCAGGCGCGCTACACCGCCACCGAGGGCACCGGCCTCGACCCGCGCGGCACCATGCGCTACCACGACTACCAGGCGCCCGGCGGGGCCCGGCTCTCCTTCGAGGCGTACGGGGAGGCCGGCTGGGAGGTGAACCTCGGCGAGAGGCTGCACCGCGCCGAGGTGATGATCTACCCGCAGGGTGGCCCGGAGAAGGTGGGCTGA
- a CDS encoding DUF2617 family protein — protein MLVALDAPYVDTRAADLSLALGGPERPALHVRELTLPGGLRLRLRLLGASHQVVCGDLTETVACLPGRPPHLPDSLHDEAAGYRFTATVLRPAGDGLRTRVAALRAELAGDPYALVGVFPGDVDAVTALAVRPDPPDGSVAWRTWHAYPQTNELVLTETVVAL, from the coding sequence GTGCTCGTCGCGCTGGACGCCCCGTACGTCGACACCCGCGCCGCCGACCTGAGCCTGGCCCTCGGCGGCCCCGAACGCCCCGCCCTGCACGTCCGCGAGCTGACCCTGCCGGGCGGGCTGCGGCTGCGGCTGCGCCTGCTCGGCGCCTCGCACCAGGTGGTCTGCGGCGACCTCACCGAGACCGTCGCGTGCCTGCCCGGCCGGCCACCGCACCTGCCCGACAGCCTGCACGACGAGGCCGCCGGCTACCGGTTCACCGCCACGGTGCTGCGGCCGGCCGGGGACGGCCTGCGCACCCGGGTCGCCGCGCTCCGCGCCGAGCTGGCCGGCGACCCGTACGCGCTGGTCGGGGTCTTCCCCGGCGACGTCGACGCGGTCACCGCGCTCGCCGTCCGCCCCGACCCGCCGGACGGCTCGGTGGCCTGGCGCACCTGGCACGCGTACCCCCAGACCAACGAACTGGTCCTGACCGAGACGGTGGTGGCACTGTGA
- a CDS encoding WD40/YVTN/BNR-like repeat-containing protein codes for MDRRTSHKAIFLLLLPLLSACSIGDVRRPPPNRASASARPVASTPAPPPVADVDEVRHVRVAVSEKYDLPHVEFVDAERAYALFATCEGRPPGRDCPALLFASRDGGRSWRALPHPHPVAENQQLYAPNGLLVLGAEPFGWYASTDGGATFTHYPGVAPPPGLTGPDGRFQVTDDGAGRVARWDGRRLRPLPVQPGLPRVQAVAEAGDLLVAAGADDGGRPYAAVSADGGRSWERTAVPAPNGAVGVLRPVRAPDAEPWLVGERPDRTGFPALWRYRGRWEPVRADGHPDRVRSAVPVGAGRVAVTGPDGVGIVADGRYEPVAWPVGPEHHLRLLSDGTLLARAPDEIVLAVGPVGNRSWIRLVLAAE; via the coding sequence ATGGACCGGCGAACGAGTCACAAAGCGATCTTCCTGCTGCTCCTGCCTCTGCTCTCGGCCTGCTCCATCGGGGACGTTCGCCGGCCGCCGCCGAACCGGGCGTCCGCGTCGGCCCGGCCGGTCGCCAGCACGCCGGCACCGCCGCCGGTCGCCGACGTCGACGAGGTACGCCACGTCCGGGTCGCCGTCTCCGAGAAGTACGACCTGCCGCACGTCGAGTTCGTCGACGCCGAGCGGGCGTACGCCCTCTTCGCCACCTGCGAGGGCCGGCCGCCGGGGCGGGACTGCCCGGCGCTGCTCTTCGCCAGCCGGGACGGCGGGCGGTCCTGGCGGGCGCTGCCGCACCCCCACCCGGTCGCCGAGAACCAGCAGCTCTACGCCCCGAACGGGCTGCTGGTGCTGGGCGCCGAGCCGTTCGGCTGGTACGCCTCGACCGACGGGGGTGCCACCTTCACCCACTACCCGGGGGTGGCGCCGCCACCGGGGCTGACCGGGCCGGACGGCCGGTTCCAGGTGACCGACGACGGTGCGGGCCGGGTGGCCCGGTGGGACGGCCGCCGCCTGCGCCCGCTGCCAGTGCAGCCCGGCCTGCCCCGGGTGCAGGCCGTGGCGGAGGCCGGTGACCTGCTGGTGGCGGCCGGTGCGGACGACGGTGGTCGCCCGTACGCCGCGGTCTCGGCCGACGGGGGACGGAGCTGGGAGCGGACGGCGGTGCCCGCCCCGAACGGCGCGGTGGGCGTGCTCCGCCCGGTGCGGGCCCCGGACGCCGAGCCGTGGCTGGTCGGGGAGCGGCCCGACCGGACGGGTTTTCCGGCGCTCTGGCGGTACCGGGGCCGGTGGGAGCCGGTCCGGGCGGATGGCCACCCGGACCGGGTGCGGTCGGCGGTGCCGGTCGGCGCCGGCCGGGTGGCGGTGACCGGCCCGGACGGGGTGGGCATCGTGGCCGACGGCCGGTATGAGCCGGTGGCCTGGCCGGTCGGCCCCGAGCACCACCTGCGTTTGCTCTCTGACGGCACCCTGCTGGCCCGCGCCCCCGACGAGATCGTGCTGGCGGTCGGCCCGGTGGGGAACCGGAGCTGGATCAGGCTGGTGCTGGCCGCGGAGTGA